A segment of the Lolium perenne isolate Kyuss_39 chromosome 3, Kyuss_2.0, whole genome shotgun sequence genome:
CGTCGACCAACTGTCGAGGATACTCAGCGTCTGTTAGCGAAAGCCGAGGAGCGTGGCTTTCCGGGCATGTTagggagcatcgattgcatgcattggcagtGGAGGAACTGCCCAGTGGCGCATGCCGGTCAATTCACAAGGGGAGACATCAAACACCCTATCATAATCTTAGAAGCCGTTGCGTCGTATGATCGTTGAATCTGGCATGCCTTTTTTGGAGTGGCCGggtccaacaacgacatcaatgtACTCAACCAGTCGCCGTTGTTCACTGATGTGCTTAGGGGAGAAGCACTCATAGTGAACTTCACGGTGAATGGACACGAGTACAACTATGGTTACTACCTTGCCGACGGCATCTACCCCTCCTGGCCGGTGTTCATGAAAGGTGTTACTCTTCCACAAATTGAAAGCATCGACTGTTCACTGCTGCTCAATCAACTTGGCGCAAAGATGTCGAGTGTGCCTTTGGAGTGCTGATCGGCTAGGTTCAACATTCTAGCAGTTCCGGGACGCTCCTACTCGAGGCGTACTCTTGGGTTGGTCATGCGTTCATGCGTCattctgcacaacatgatcatcgacgatGAGCGTGATACAAATTTGGAGAACATCTATGAGACACTTGATTCCAATGTCGGCCCTGCGATACACAACCATGCACCACCAAGCCTAGCAGCCAGAATTCAGATGGACAACGAAATGAGAGACTCACCGATATATACACAGCTCCAGCATGATTTGATTGAGCATGTGTGGGCTAATGCCtagattatgtaattttttcaaatttttatgcaattttttcaaatttttatgtaatttttcaaatttttatgtaattttttttataatgtaatcggtaacaattttagttgaataaaataattttcttgcattattttgaatgttgTAATCTAAAAAAGAAATGCTGAtgtcgaggagagagaaaagctgatgtggaggagagagaagtgagagctggcactatagcccgtgcactggcaccgtggggtgagagtggggtgagagtgaggaaaaaagctgacgtggcgaggcTATAGTGAGTGATGCATTGGCACGAGCCTAAGCAATAGGTGTATTTGGTGGGGTAGTAGAAATTTGTCGCCACGCACACGGAGAAAACCGGCTTTTTTCCACAAACTTCTGTGAGTGAACATTGAATGTCCAAATGTACATCCGGAATATTTCTTCataattttttaacattttagaATAAATTTAAAATGTATTTTTCTTAATAGGTACGTTTAGACCTAGctatgagccaaaacaccacGTCCAAACTAGTCCCACTTATTTATTTATttgagaaagaaaaacaattctGAATTATCTCTGTCTATGTTGATCGGTTAGAGATGCTCGGACGAGGGCTTAGTTACTGCTCCACCTCCTCCCCTCTCTCCTCTAACTTAATTTGCTCGGTGCCTCGGGAGAAAGTAGGAAACATGTCGATCAGAGATAAAAGTTACATGGAAATCAAAATATGATTATTATTTAAAGAGAAAACTTTAGTGTGCACTGTTGTAAATTCGTCATCCTCAACATTTGGATCCTCATTTTTTGGTAATTCATTAAATTTGTTACTCAAAGTATTGTTTTAATATGTAATTATTTTATTAGGCCACATGTTTAAATGGGACACGCCAATGTCTGACTCACTTACCTTTCATTTGGCCGGTGCTATCGCTCTCGCCAATGGTGGGAAGTAAGAGCTCTGAAAAGAAGCACTTGCACGCCGCGACTCGAATCGTCGAGTGGCCGGGAATTCCACTAAGCTTGATGAACGCGATTGGCTTCCccgtgaactccatgttagctTCCGAAATATTGACATGGTCACACAACCCGAGGACCATGTAGACTACCATCATGTAGATCACTACCCGAGGACCACGAGATTTGGACCACTTGGCgagggcggtggtggtgatggagggTCAACACCGATAACCAACGGTGCACTAACTATACCTCATCATTGATGGGAGGTTGTGCCCCATGGGCTATGGATGGCGAACTAAGGACTATTGAGAGGAGAGCGGACGAATCACTCCCGGGCTGGTTCACACCCTTAATCATGGACATGTTCGAGTGGCTGTGGTGAATCGTAGTGCAATAAATGTGCTGAGTTGTCTACCAGATTATATTGTTTAAAGATTGGAATACATGAGTGGGTATCGTACAAAATTTAATGAAGTTCGTTGGCTGGCGATAGCATAAGTAAATTCGAACCTGTACCGACGGGTTGAATTCCGCAGTTGGTACATCATGGGCCGATTTTGTTTAGGCACGGCCGCACGGGGTTAAGCACCAGCCCATCCTGTACCAAGTTTGAAACCAATTCCATCTCAGGAGCATAGCCTTGAAGGGGGAAGGGGAAGAAAAGAGCTTCCGCCTCGAGCTCCTGCCGCCGGCGGCCATCTGCACCTGCCCCACCGGCCGTAGCTCCCTCCTCATTCCCCGCCTTACTTGCTAGCCATGGATCAGCTTCGACTAACCCGGTGGCCTCGCGAGAGTCAACCTCTCCATGGTAGCCGCTAGGGCTACAGTACACTGCCGCCGCCGGCCGGAGCTCCCGCTGACGCGCCGCCTGCTTCCCATCCCTGGTTCGGCTGGACTCTAGCCGCACCTACTCTCTTACTCTCTGCGTTCGATTCGTCTCCGCCGCCACTGATTTCAGGTCGCCACCAGCTCACTGCTAACAACGCCGAGCTCTCTGCCCCCGTCGACTATATCAAGTACTATCTCCATCTTTCCTGCATAATGGGTCTCCATctctatcttgtgatgaattgctAAAATTTTACAATCTCCGAATTATTTTCTTGTCTTGTTTAGTTCTTAGTGTAGAAGTAGAACCCCCAAAATGGTACAGTTAGTATAATTCTTGATTTCTTGTCTCGCCACGGCCCCTGCTGTTACCGGCCATTTCTTTGTGACTGAAATTTGTTGATTCGTCATTTCTATAGTGATTATTTAACATATCTCTCACTGAACAATGTCACTTTTTCATGGTAACAAAAATGCAGTAGTTCAGCTTTTGCTTCATGAAAAACTTGCAGGTAATCTTTCCACTTTGAGTAGCCGTTTTGCAGTTTCAGGCTATCCCATAAGTATTTAGTTGTAGTTAGCATGTATTGTCTGCTTGTGCAAGTCATCTTGTGCACTCAACAATCGGAGTAATACCCTCATTGCAAACAGGCTTGAATCATCTCCGGGAACGTGTCTCTTAGTGTATAAAAAATGGGGACAGAGTTCTTCCATGATCTGGATCCCAGGTATTACTAAAGCAGAGTCTCTCTCCGCCCTCTTGTTTAAGTCGGAGTTTTGCTTCTGAATAAGTTTTCATCCTTTGGCTACACAGCTTGGCGGACGTGATTGCACAAGTTCGTTGCACCGATGTAGATATAGATCCCCATGTTGGATGCTCATCGTTGATCCCCTTCAATACCCAGCCAGTAGTTCTGCCGGCCGCCTTGATGGATAGTTGCAGCGCTGATTCGGACGGGTTCTCGGTGAATGAACTGGTTGCGCCAAGACGTGAAGTTACAGATGTTGCTGAGGAGGTTTCTGGTTCTGGTACAAGGATAGGAGGGGAGAAAGCTGTGGTATCGGGATGGAAACGAAGGTAATTCCACTACCTTaatttaattttaattttttttgtgcCTGCATTAGGTATTTGTGCAATTTAATGGCTACATGTGCTATGCGAAGTCAGCTATAATTGCATCGAGTAAACAGACCTTGGTTCCAAATTTCTTGATACTCTAATATACCATGATATAAATGTGTAATCATACTGCTTTATTGTTGATTGGTGAGACGTGTGTTTAACATGTTAGTTCCTGTAAAATCGCATGATGTTAATTTGTAGTATGAATGATGAAAGCTAGCTGAATGATAATTAAGCAAATTCAGAAACTTGTACAATTCTGAAATAACTGACTGTCAATACGATGAAGACATTGCAAACAGATGTCCCTCTGGTTGGATTCCCTAATTGAGCTTTTGCCATGGTTTTTCCAAATTCTTATTTTGGCAGGCATCGTGTGGGGAAAGCAGCGCCAGAAAGAATTTTGAATCCATCTCGTGTTAGTCCTTTGGAGAAGACACTGAGAGATTTCCCTACCAGGGAAACTGGAGAGGTCATTTTACCTGAAGTGGGGCTTTCGTTCGACTCCGTAAATGAAGCTTATGATTTCTATAACTTGTATTCTTGGGAATGTGGCTTCGGCATACGTTATGGGAAGAGCCGCCTAAATGTGGATAGAGTGAAATGTATGCAAGAGATTGTATGTGGATGCTCGGTGAGTTGTTGTCTGTTTGTTTTAACTTGATATGGATGTGTTCGTGTGAAATTGTATTAATCTAAATGGAACTGTGTTGAAATTCATTTCAGGGCAAACCAAAAATGACGAACTCGCACTCCGCTATGTGCCAGTGCCCTGCTCTGATCAGGTTGCTTCGGTCTAAGGATAATGGTTGGTACATCTGTGAGCATAGGGACAAACACAACCACGGCTTGTCAGCTTCGTTCGGTGAAAGGGCTCATTGGCCATCCCATAGGCACATTGACAGCTACACAAAGGATCTCGTGAAGCAATTGAGAGAAAATAATGTGAACCTGGGGAAGGTGTACAGCATTATTGGTAGTTTTTTTGGGAAAATAGAAAATGTACCATTTACGAAAAGGTCTTTGAAGACACTTTGCGGGAAGATCAGCCGTGAGCAAGCTGATGATGATGTCCGAAAAACAATCGAGGTTTTCTCTGATATGGGAGCGAGTGACCCTGAGTTTACATACACTGTCCAAGTTGATGCTGAAAATAGGATCATGAATCTTCTCTGGACAACGGGGAAGAGCCGAGTGCAGTACCACTACTTTGGCGATGCTATCACCTTTGATACCACCTACAGGACGAATGTGTATGATATGCCCTTTGGACTACTGGTTGGTGTTAATCACCACTTCCAGAGCGTGATATATGGTGGCGTGCTGCTAAGGGAGGAGAAAGTTGAAAACTTTGAATGGGTATTCAGAGAGTTTGTCAAGATGATGGGAGGGAAACAACCAGTTACAATACTCACCGGTAACGacaaactattttttttgtttttcacaATATATGTGACTTGCCTAGTCGTAGCATTCATGCACTGTATTGTTATGCAACTTGTTTTTGAAATGTCAAATCCTAATGTTGGGGTACAAATTTTATTTGCTTTGCAGACCAGTGCCGAGCAATGGAAGTAGCAATAGGAAATGTATTGCCCGGAACTACACATAGATGGTGCAAGTGGCATGTCCTTCGGAAGGCAAAAGAGCGCTTGGGTGCTCTTTATGGTAAGAACAGTCTTTTCAAAGAAGAGTTTCACAGGATTGTGAACCAGATGCTTACCAAAGAGGAGTTTGAGGGGGCGTGGAAACACATGCTGAACAAGTACTGCCTCGAGAAGAATCCGTATTTGATTCAAATATACGAGACCCGTGAAAAATGGGCTAAACCATACTTCTGTGGGAAGTTCTGTGCTCGTATGACAAGCACGCAAAGGAGTGAAAGCGCAAACCACATGTTGAAGAGTTATGTCCCACCTGGTTCAGCGATGCACGTGTTTGTCAAACAATACAACAAGCTTCTCTATGACAGAGACTCGGAAGAAAGTTTCCAGGAAAAAAGGACTAGACTGGTAAGTTACTGAGCTATAATCAAGAATCTCTAATATTTTATATTGGATGCCCCCATATATAGTTTGTTTAAACGATCTATATGGGTGAAGGTGATAGGAACGAAAAGCTTACTATTCATTTGATTTAACAGGGAGGTGTGGTGTTTAAATCTGGTCTGCCCATTGAGAAGCATGCAGCGAAGATTTATACCCGCACTATGTTTGAGAAGTTCCAAGATTTCTTGTACATGGCCATGTCGTATGATGTTGATGAAATAGTTAGTGGACAGAAATTCGTGGCCAAACATGTCGATAGTGACACGAGAGAGAAATGGTGCAAGGTGAATTTTGAAGTGACTTTGTCAGATGGGTACTACTCATGTGAATGTTTCATGTATGAGCACATGGGCATGCTATGCTCTCATGTTCTTAAGGTGTGCTTCTTTTCTAATAAACATGCGCTTCATTTCTATAGAAGTGTGTTAAACATGTCAACCAATTGATCCAAGCTTAACCAAATTCTTGTTTTGCTATAGGTTCTTGTTCATTTAAGAATGAAGGAGATCCCGCCTAAGCACGTGTTGAAGAGGTGGACCGTGGATGCTAGAGATATATTGCCTGAGCACCTAAAACACTATCAAAAGAACAATGGCTTGGTGAAATCGTTCAGTTATAGGCATTCTCAGCTTTACCTTAATGCAATGGAGATGGTTCGTCTTGGGGACACAAATTTGGAGACTTACCAGGCTGCGATAGAGATGCTGAAGGAAGGAATACCTAGGCTAACAGCGCTGGCAGTGGTGGGAGATGGTTTGGGTCTTGAAGAGCGGATGAACGCAAAGAAAGCACGCACCGCTGTTGTAGGGCCGGCATTACAGAATGCTGAGAGTACTGAAACAGGTGACGGTTGCACTACTTTCAGTTTAGATGCAGCCCTATTAGCTCCATCCAAGAACCGGAGTGGGGGGAGGCCAACTCATAGCCGAGATAAACCACCGTATGAGACAACTTCCAAGAGGACTCGTTTCTGCACAATCTGCAGAGAGCCAGGGCACAAAAGCACGACTTGTCCTTTGAGGCCACCAAGTGCTCAGAAACCACGGAAAGAAGCCAGATGTTCGAATTGCGGCCTTGCAGGACACCGGAAGAACACTTGTGTCCAAAAAAATTGATTAATTAGGGACCGCAATGGTTGATGGAAGATTGTTTTACATATGTCATTAGTAGATTGCTATTTCAAGCTTTGTAGAGAAACTAGAAGTTTTATTAAATCTGTTTCAATGTAGCTCGATGTAAACGAATGTAATTAAGTGTGAGATGACTTGTAAAAACATGTGTAATGTGATGCATTTGTCTTCTAGATGCCTAAGATTGTAGCGTACTTATAGAAGCTAATGTACTGTTTGGTTATTTTTTAACACAATTTTAACATAAGGTACTGTCGATGAAGATTGGAATTGTATATGACCCGCAACTCTTCTTTAAAAAAAATGCTGAACTGAATGGAAGTATTGCACATGGTCATGCTAGGTGAACCGAATAGCAATAAAAGTGTCAAGTTATTTGAAAATTTGAAATCTGTATATTTTCATTGAGATGGCAGTGCAACAGAGGAACCAGCCCTGGAGTGAGGTGGGCATGGAGGTACAGGAAGCAGCCAGTGAGGTGTAAGGGGAGCAGGTCCATCCATTTAACCAGGCAGTTGGTAGTTGACACAGTACCAGTTTTAGTCCACTTGTAGCATGTGCAGACTAGTTTGCATACGGACGAGGTGGTTGGCTGGGCCAGCCTTTGTATTTTGCTAGTTGATTACACAGAAACATACAACAAGGGGATACGAAAAGAGGTTACGAACGAGTGGCTCGATGGGGTATGGATAAAGGGAGCGATCCAGCTCGGGCTGACTCCAGAGTTATCGCTATTGAGAGGCTTGTTGTGCGATTCCTATCGGGCCTGACTGGGTTTTGAATCACCAAGATTCACACTAAGAGTTATAGCTGAGGAACTATTCATGTATGAAAAGGCTGACAGAATGATTGACCTGCGAATGAATGTATGTTGGCATGCTTTTCTGAATAATGTGTAGAGTTTATGAATGAGCTGAAACTTCTTTGAGAGCATGCAATTGTTTTTTGGAATTTTTAGTTAGTGCGGACATATTGTTCTCAAGCTGCATGTAACCAAATCAAAAATcatatttaaaagtttcaaaaaatctGATGCTTTTCTACAGATACATAGATATGATTTCTATGAACGTGTAAAATGGGGTTGAAATCAGATGTATTTTGGGCTACATGAAAAATATGCCCCCCAAGTACGCAGTAGAAATGTCAGTTTTGGTCTTCAGATTCCTTTCTTTTATCGGGCACAAGTGAACACAACTCTATGAATTTTTACATATGTACTAGACATCCGTATATACATGTATGATTTTAGTATTTTCAAGTTGAAAATGAAGTTGACGGATTTTTTTTAAATCAGGCTACAAGGAGCTCAAATTCTCCCTTCCTTTTGGATGGCAATTGGGAGCTGCCCTGCCAAATTTTTGGCGTTCACTACGGCGCATATTTGGATTGACGCAAAATTTTCAAGTCTAACCAATATTTTGGTAACCGTGTTCACTTTTTA
Coding sequences within it:
- the LOC127341289 gene encoding protein FAR1-RELATED SEQUENCE 5, translated to MGTEFFHDLDPSLADVIAQVRCTDVDIDPHVGCSSLIPFNTQPVVLPAALMDSCSADSDGFSVNELVAPRREVTDVAEEVSGSGTRIGGEKAVVSGWKRRHRVGKAAPERILNPSRVSPLEKTLRDFPTRETGEVILPEVGLSFDSVNEAYDFYNLYSWECGFGIRYGKSRLNVDRVKCMQEIVCGCSGKPKMTNSHSAMCQCPALIRLLRSKDNGWYICEHRDKHNHGLSASFGERAHWPSHRHIDSYTKDLVKQLRENNVNLGKVYSIIGSFFGKIENVPFTKRSLKTLCGKISREQADDDVRKTIEVFSDMGASDPEFTYTVQVDAENRIMNLLWTTGKSRVQYHYFGDAITFDTTYRTNVYDMPFGLLVGVNHHFQSVIYGGVLLREEKVENFEWVFREFVKMMGGKQPVTILTDQCRAMEVAIGNVLPGTTHRWCKWHVLRKAKERLGALYGKNSLFKEEFHRIVNQMLTKEEFEGAWKHMLNKYCLEKNPYLIQIYETREKWAKPYFCGKFCARMTSTQRSESANHMLKSYVPPGSAMHVFVKQYNKLLYDRDSEESFQEKRTRLGGVVFKSGLPIEKHAAKIYTRTMFEKFQDFLYMAMSYDVDEIVSGQKFVAKHVDSDTREKWCKVNFEVTLSDGYYSCECFMYEHMGMLCSHVLKVLVHLRMKEIPPKHVLKRWTVDARDILPEHLKHYQKNNGLVKSFSYRHSQLYLNAMEMVRLGDTNLETYQAAIEMLKEGIPRLTALAVVGDGLGLEERMNAKKARTAVVGPALQNAESTETGDGCTTFSLDAALLAPSKNRSGGRPTHSRDKPPYETTSKRTRFCTICREPGHKSTTCPLRPPSAQKPRKEARCSNCGLAGHRKNTCVQKN